In Astyanax mexicanus isolate ESR-SI-001 chromosome 7, AstMex3_surface, whole genome shotgun sequence, the genomic stretch gtcttcggttatcggtgagatcactgtttgcctggcttttctgttagcagtatctgttagccttcctgctaataaacctgtttgtacttttaactcggctcgcgtcactcctcactacctggcgttacagaGGCATTTGAACTATCTGAACTAGCCAAAAATATTTTATGAAGCATCTTTGTATTTTGTTGTCATAACCaccaaaaatatatgtatacatgtttTAGGAATGCTGAACACAGTCACACTTCATTTATTACTTCATCTTGGTTGCTTGGTTGCTACATCTCCAAATGTAGCAACCAGCTACATTTGGATAATAGAACGTCTACAgatgctcacaaacacacaactTGAGAAACTTGATATTCACTAGGATTAAAGTTTACAGTTAGGTTTAAAAGGTGCTATTGAAGCGCagtgtggtccagtggtctaaagagctgccactatgaggttgcaggttcgaaccaccgctcatgcagcttgccatccagctggcggcgctcagaggaagcaaaattggccctgccccctctgggtgggtagatggcgcactctccccacatcacgcctagggtgatgtccgcagcacagggcgtctgtgagctgatgtaccagaaccgagttgctgcgctttcctccaagcgcgctggctgctcggtaatgctgcatcagctgtcAAGACTGTTACGTTTTGTAACAGTTCTGAAGTTTCAGAATTGGCTTTGCTTCTGAAGAAAGATACAGAGAAGCCACTTCTATGTATCAAACACTCACTATTCATTATGCCAGTGTTTTATCACCCACCCCAGACCCGCTGCTCACCGCCCAGTTCATGCCACCTGCCTTGGACTTCTTGCTCACTATCCACTACCGATTACAAATTTTATATTAACAAAAACTACAAATTAtctaactgcttccactgctggtgtggctattcacctgaatatattagacatatgtggatgtataatgactttttttacatttatttataagctgTCTGACCAGAAGAGTGTTTCTTTCCCAAGTGCTCCCCTGCACATGGCCCTGTTTGTTCCTCCCGTGTCTCTGccttagtgttttcacctgtgttcatttgttagctccacccccttgttacctgttcctaggtgtttcctgtttcctgtctactTCCTTGTGTATACATTGCCTCCTTTATTTCAGTGTtcccttgtcggttcttgtatgtCTTTGCATCTGttaggttgttttttttctttgtttccagTCTCAGTGCATTCCTTGTTTGTATGTCGTTTTGTTTATCTCTTTTTAGTTGTCCgttttctgtttattaaatataaatacttgCATTTTTGTCTGCTCTTCGCATCCTCCCTGTGCACCTCCCGACAGTTGTGACAATGTTGTGTCTGATTCTCTGTTTTAGCATTTTTATgaaaagctgctttgcaacatcagttgtaaaaagaattatataaataaatttgatttaatttcataTTGAACAGTTTTCTATTCAGGAGGTGTATTGTAGGACACATGTAtcagaataaaaaacattttattaaatgttcagttggtttaaaattatttaaatataagctAACTGTCTACGAATAGGTCATTAAAATGAACGGTAACCATTTAAAGATTACAAATCAATTGCTgtgttattgttttatatgtaaactaaaatatttaacaaatatttatattttgttttatttaaaagtcaTAAAATCAGATGTagtttatttaacatatatttaacatacttAACATACTTAAAATCCTTAAGTTTACCAGaggaaaattaaaaatatatatttttaaggaacACTGGGTGTTAAGTGGCATGCAGCACTGGGATGTTTTAGCTAAACAGAAAATGTTTTGTACTTAATAGTGACCCCTTTTTAGTAATTATCTTTTGCTTGACTCTTTCAGGATAACTGACTATtctaaaaatgaatttataaaCCGGAGTGAGAAACTAAACAGGCCTCTGCATATGTTTGTAGCCTCTGTTTTTTTAAACTAGTCTCTTTATGAGATGACACGATGGCTGAGCTAACCACCAAATCATATTCGAAGCAGGGTGTCATGAAGAGGAATGAGAGGGAAGAAGCACTGCTGCAAGAGTGAGGAGTGTCCCTGCATAATAGCAAGTCAAGTGTTTCATTAACTGGATCCCAAAATGAACTTCAAAAGTGCATTTTATTGAAAGGTCAGAACACATCCTAAATGGTTAAGATAATTAGAGGAACATGATGGCCTTTCAGCTTGGGGAGGGAGGGATAATAGACTTCTCTATATCTATTCTAACAATACTGAGCTGAGCCCCCCAATGCAGCTCATTCACAGGGTGGTTCACAAGGGCTGCTCAGCTTGCTGCAGGAAAATAATGAGAGAAAATGTTACATAAATCATTCAACGCACTCAGCTGCTTTAGAGTAAATTACAGTGGTGTGCTTTTACTAGACAATGTAATGAGATTTCCATTCACTGCATTAAAAGCATAATAAGTCCATGAATCAGTTTTAGGGAAGTATGTAAATTATACGGTGAGCCAATCAGTGTAAGGATTGTGAAACATACATTGCATTTGCATGCATGCattaaagatatatattatatcagaTTATATTAGAATTACCTTAGAATTTCCCAAAATTCtctacaaatgtatttttattctactaatactactaatacaaCATGTGccagatttaaaataaaatatatccaTGTAACATAACAACTCAGGAAGTATTGCTATTATACAGGAACAGGTAACAGGAAATTTCATTTCTATGACATTGTTAAGGCTATAAGACACCTACATCAAGCTTTAAATAATGTAGTCTTACATAAACATTAAGAAACGCTTATTCCTATAATCATTATCTGTAATAAAAAGCTACATTTGGTGCATGAAATTCAAACTAGAATAAGTCTTCTATGTCTGTATACAGCTGAGAGGAAATTCTGGACTGTTTGCACTCTCCCTTGGAGTGAGAATGCTGTTAAGGTCACTCCAAGAGCACAAAAGGCAATCTCACTCTTAAAAGAGGTGAGAGAGAAGCCGAAGGTAAAAGCAAAAGACCTACAGAAGAACCTTCATGTGTTCACTACTGGAAAACACTGAGCCAGAACAATGCTGATGGAAGGAAACCACAAAGAAAAATgctttggcccaaaaaaaacattgcacccTGTCTCAAGACCACCTTGGTGTTTTATGGTACTTCAGTAAAAATGTATCTGTCCTGAAAACTTCAACACAAATGCAGAATGCTATATTTGTAGGAAAAATAAAACTGCACACGAACATCAGTATTATGgcagctgtgaagcatggtgaagAGAGCACCCTGGTTTTGGGGTTGATTTGTTCCCTTTAGGTCTTGGATACCTCATGATCATTGGGGGAACAGTGAAGGTAAGGtgtattaaaacaatttaaaagtgtattttgtgACCATGACCTTAAGTGGAAGAGATATTTTGTAATGCAACAAGACGAAGACCCAGAGAACACAAGCAAATCAACAAAATAATAGTtgaaaaaatagtatttttgtgTTGTAATGGCAAAGTCTTGATCTTAACcctataaagaaaaaagaaaaaaacctaaaaaagaaaaaagctaacACTTATTTACAGCAAAAAATGGCTATATGCCATTATGTGCAGTTACATGAAACGTGTGGTGGAGTCAAATATTGCGAAAAAGATTTACAGGTTATTAAACTCAATAAAACAATGTTGTTTTTCTAAcctgcactgtaaatgttaaataaagacACGAACAGTGCAACTGTTTGCATCTCATTAGCTCAGTTTGATTGTGTTTGTCTGTAATTGTAACTCTAGTAATCTTTTGCAATGTTTTTTGGAAGTTAGTGAGCAGCATTTTAATTTGTGCCCTCACTATAGTACTGCATTGGACTTTTAAAATTACACCTATATAGTTACTCTTATACTAGTGGTCTCCAACTCTCCATCTTGATGGTTTCCAAGCCAAATCCAACACTCCACATTCGTTTAAATAAGGATTTTTAAGGCTCTAACACTCTGTGCAAGGCACGTCGCAATGCTTGATGCTACCTTACACTCCTTAAACAGTcttttttcatgccttgtgcttGCATAATTTAAGTAGCGACAGAgtttttgaatatatctacgccgatgggcATTGTGGATTTTGGGCACATttatggtgtattgctatctttgcaatggaaaatacaggtgagccactgactgaaaacagcctagacagacatcaacttTCAgacgcttattgctatcttgccaaCGCAGACACACAGAATGCCCAATGTGCTTATGTCCTCACTTGTTACACACATAAGGACATGCAGTGCCATTAAAATATTCTGCAAAAGTCAGAACGCACCTGGCgcataaagggaatggcaagtgacacgttgactggtttatttgattttacgCCCAAAATACATCCATGATTAATAAGTACATGTCTTATTTgcattttgagccacgcaaggctTTTGCTGTttccatcattatgatagcaaagatacactgatgCCCCAAATTAATGTGGTAATTAGTTGCATCAGGTGAGATAAATTAGAGTTGGATTTAcctatttaattatgtttttttagcaACACACTTAACATACAATTACATTCTTTAATTTTTCTCCTCACTCAGATGCAGATTTAAAACACAGGCTGGTTTGTAGGCTTAACACGTTTGCATTTCAAATAAAGTGTTCAGAAGTGTAGCGACAGCATTTAAACGCACCACATGCAGACATACTTCTGTTTTATTACTATAGGCATATTGTAGTGTCATCATGTACACCAATGAGCCAATATTTAGACCACCTTCCTAATATACTGTTGTCTCTCCATATGCCACCAAAACACCTCACTCCACATGGTCTGTGATATCTGGCACCAAGCCGTTAGCAGCCCATGctaggctaacactgctaacaaacactggacttTCACCAACTTTATCTTAATAAATACATACCCAAAACCATCTCCTAGCCTAGTAAAATGTATCCATTTCTTTATTGTTTCACACAGAAAGACCTATGTTGTTTAAAACCAACTATGACTAATGCCTTCTATAAGTCTATAAAAGCAACAGTAAGTGTCTCTTCATTGCAGAATGACCAGCCATTGGACGGTTTTCAGATTAAAAATGCGACTGGCGATTGGTCAATTATTTAGCCAATCCTGATTGTCTTAAACTGGTCAGGGCATATGATTATATAACTTGTGAGTTGCTACAGCAAGGCCACAAGGTACTGGAAGCTCCTCATTCAGCTTCTAGATGGAAATGCAAACCTAGTCACAGGTGCagaatagggctgggcgatatggaaaaaaatcttattacgatatagtttttcatatcagccgatatcgatatgtatcacgatataaatcaaatcactttctgttacacttaaaggtttcttttttactcagaagtgacagaataagggagttatggccaaaatcactagcaggctcagagccttgtggacagacactaggatgttaacatcttgccaggtgggtacagcttttaaattaattttaaaaaggggacaaatatataaactaaaaaatatgtaagaccctttacattatatgtctgtttaatttaaattgcaatagcactttatttttttttaataaaattatatttaatcaaaagatcattcccctccctgaatgcaggcaactacataaagcaaaatacaagagtatatcacagtgttcattttgacaggtgattttgatacagtcttagtcttttcactaaaatgtataatagttttagttacattttagtctatcggatattattagttttagtcacatttcagtctagtttaattttggtcatataaaaagtatgtattacatatgttttactgtttttctattttctatttgttgtaattttagattatttactgcttatgtttttttttaataagagcctttaggttttttttacatttaaattaagctaacatttaaatattttaaagtaagtgacctgtaatggaggtgggaggaataaagtcaagtttctgaaatgatccacttctactgcagtacagatttatactaacattactggctttcagtagactagacttacattacttaagtgtatttaaaactccagttcagtaacagcaatgtttagctcagttcaaatacagctagacagattatataatcttctgtatttagtaaaatatccagcataacagactctctatctgttaaaaactaaaaacacagacagaggagaattctgccctcagggttttccaacagaaacagtgagagttaggaaaaaagatggaaagtgcttcctttctgtgtgtttatatactaacccctcactcgtgctgaagttaaccttaatttacacgaaacgtggattaacacggctaacgtgcgttacctattagtttattagaatgtaaaaagcagtgaaagcatcttagctaatgatgacagattgcacagatcccttttacaccgtaaacatcgctaactttaaactggagacaagctaatctaactagcagcaaacagagcagcgttacctgccttcagaaatctgaacaagctcacctctctaaatatcttggagacgcatgcctcatatttaagaggtgagttttccagtgtagcgccgctgaatagtataaatgaagtttatccagtaaatgggagagaaggagccgctgtgtgaggagttcagagtggaggggctcggggggtggggcggagggggatggtggagagggggatggtggagagggaggggaggggttgtactgggctaagcagcagttcagcgtgctgcctgatctcgtgctgcgcctgttcacaacgctacttaaacgggaaatagaaaatttagtttatcgaatttctcgccccgacttatcgcgatatatagtttcctcgataactatcgatatcgttttatcgcccagcactagtgcaGAACCCCATTAAAGCTAGTGTTGAGTTCCACTCTGTGTGCAAGTTGAACTTTGTCAGtctaatgtttgtttattttttcagtttctttACACAGTGCAGCTTTATATCGAGATTTGGGATATGTGGTGCTTGAAATTTGACAGTATTATAAATGTGGTTGATTCCAAAGAAGGAAAGTATATGTTTAATCTAAAGAGATGACGCACAGAACATTACAGGGGTCTTTCAGAATGATACATCTGGCAATTTGACAATTTTGCGCATGTACACACTGAGATGATAATGCCTAAAAGATATGTTGAGCAGCACTAATCACAGCGGTAGCCTATTATCTCCCATTCTAATCTAAGAACACAGAATACATCATACGCATAAATTATGCAATAAACTATGATGATGCTACCTTAATTTTTTGTCAAATTGTTGTAAAGTGGATGAGCTACGATAAGACTTGCTAATGTACCCAACCATTTAcatgatatactagtgcatctcaaaaaaaatttaatatcatagaaaagttactttatttttagtaattcagctcaaaatgtgaaattcatatattatatagatgtactgcacacagaatgatctattttaagcgatgaaaactaaatgaaaacccaaaaatcagtgtctcagaaaatagaaatattatatcagaccaactggtacttttggcaatgtgggcagtgtgccaagtcctgctggaaaaggaaatctgcatctcaataaATCTTCatgcaaagggaagcatgaagtgctttaagattttccaggaaaacactgaactgattttggactttatataacacagtggaccaacaccagcagatgacagctctccaaaccatcactgaccatcagtaaattttgcatttcatttgaaaatcaaaaGACTAGGGTGACGTTTCCACAATCactgatgttttggagagacatgtcatctgctggtgttgatccactgtgttttatcaagtctaaagtcagtgcagtgttttcccacaaaatcttacagcacttcatgcttccctctgctgataactgcATGAGGAAAACTTCTTACACTGTTAGTACTTTAATTACAGTGAGTCTGACTGGCTGTTGTTGCCCTCATACATCAATCAGCCGTGGATGTCCAACACACTTATGCCAGTCCGTGATTTGAACTTCTTAAGATCATTATAATTGGGTACTAACCACTGCTCACCATGAGCACCCCTCAAGCTCTGCCGTTTGAGAGATTTTTTGACCCAGCTGTCTAACCATAATGATGTAGGCCTTGTCAAAGTCACTCAGGTCTTCATGCCTGCCAATTTCTCCCACATAGTACAAGCTGACtacaagaactgactgttcaggCTCATTTCTCAGATCTTGAGATGCGCTGAGTTAATGACATTATCAGTGTTTTTCAATTCATTTGAAAGTGTGGTCCAAATATTTTGGTTCTTCACTATATAAATAGTGaaaaaatactactaatactactaatactactgctcTTTTCCATTTCCAAAAAAACCCATACCAGTTTCCATTAGCCATTAGGCCCCATTACACACAACACTGTATTAAGAGGTAGGCTAGTCAGGTATATTCAATGACACCTCAAGGATTTTCAGTTACTAAATTTAAATGAAAAGATCACTGACTAAGCTCTGCAGCACATCTGCGTATTTCCCTCCCTCCCAGCATTACTGTCACCTCACGGGGATCTGCAGGACTGAGCGGCAGAATCAGAACAGGTGGCCCGGCCAGGCGGGCAGCAGCAGGAAACTGGCCGTCCAGACTGCCACTCTGCTCACAACCCTTCCAACAACCATCACCCCCATAACACACTCACTCTTACAGCCAGTCATGCGGAGAGAACCGCAGAAACGTGCTCTGTGAATGCCTTATATGACTGGATAGTGTGAAATGATCAACAGTGAATTACAAATCACTCTTCAGTTCTgtaaaacaaccaaacaaaatcAGAAATATTAGTGTTTTAAAGAAGGAGAGTGTGTCAGTCCAATGAAAACTGCTGCAATAAATAGTAtcacatgtatatatacataaacatcaGTTGGATGTGGACTGTGAATCACAGTTGTCAATCATTTATGCACACCATCTAAAAACACCAGCTGCCCTGTACAACATGAACATCTTATGAAACTACTTGATTCCAAATCTTGCTATGTAAACACACATCATCCAAGTAAATGAGAGGTTAATTgaataattcctgaaatttgctTATTTCTGAGAATGTAACCCTCTTTAGTAGCACAGATAcagtgaagtatcatagagagtTGTCTTGGTATATATTTTGCATAGCAttatcacagtatcatgatattattaCAGTATGATTAATGTGTACAACAGTGTGTTATATTGTATTGGGAGATCCTGTGATTGCCACCCCTAATCTCTTAATTCGGTAGGTACAATTCTTGAGCAATCAAAAGATACATGTATTGTAAATTGCATTTCGATTCAAGCTGCTTCGAAGTTGTACTGTTTTGCAACGCCTTGTATTTTCCTCTCTAATCAAGCCAAACTCTACCTGCAAAGTCACAACttcataagccctatccggacgagcTTAGTTTCtgagggggacgtctgtgaaaaatatttcacacttctactcagagataaaactcttgcatccagactgcaattaaaaaaacaggaggacagtgagtttttaggctttctcagtcacatgacatcacattcagtagctcctccatttccactcgctgttgtgtttacgtggatctctgtggaaatgcccactcaaagtgtaattacgatgtGTGGCAGTCgacaattaccccaggaccccctgagaaactaatccagtccagATAAGGCTATAGATACACAGTTTTCTTATTAACTCTGTCAATGTGAAATTGTTAGCATGGAAGTTTGCCACAATTCCCATGTTAAATGCTCTCCTACCTCCAACTCCTGAAACTCGTCATCGTCGTCCACGTCGTAGGAGAGCGTCTGAATCTTGGCGTCGTCCATAGACAAGTCCAGGAACTTGCTATCGGCAAATACAATTCCTTCTTTTGTGAAGCTGGTGGTGCCTGAAGCTGGAGCCATGTCCTCAATGAAGGTGGTCTCGCAGCAGTCCCCTCCCTCCCCCCATGCCCTCAACACACCCTCTGGGTACAGGATGAGGTTGGGCCTGTAGAAGGGATCTACGGTCTGGGGCAGTGCACTGGGGTTGAGCAGCTGCGGGTGGTGCCCAGTGACCCGAGTCCCATTCCTGTCCTGGCCCCCCTGCTGGGGGGAGAGGTTGACCACCATGTGGCCCTGATACTGCGGGGCAGAGTACACCGACACCATGCCTTCCTTGGTCTCCACCATCACGCCCCGGGTGTTGATCAGGCCGTTGCGTTTGCAGGACTCAGACACTGCGTCCCCACTGTCTGTTGATGAAGAAGGCTTCCTCTGAGCGGGAGGGTCCTTCTCCTCCTCTGTTTTGAGCCCTGTTTCCATTTTGGCCTAGTGAGTGCAGACGCTGGGGAAGGTCTCTGCCCCGTCGCTGGTTTCCCTCATGAGTAATGTCGAGGAGGCATGAGGTGGAAACATCGCCCTGCTACTGTCTCCTGTAATAAAGCAAAGCAAGCAACATTAGCAATGTTACCGGGGTGtggagcatatatatatatatatatatatatttccttatacACTAATCATTAAAGGAGTGCCAGATTATAATGCTACTTAAGAGGTAGATAAAGTAACCAGGAACATAGAATGATTAAGAATCTTTAGACTGATATGAGCAACTTTTGATTATACTTCATGTATGAAGTTGTAgaagttcctaatggtgttctaaTTGTGTCCttgcgataatccatcccatgcaacatgaatgtacatgcagtttctgcagattttgcaaTATAGGTGCAGTACTGAGTAGGCGGTGATGTGGCTGGCCATGGGATAGCATCTGTGTTTCAAGGCAAGTTCTTAAGATGATAGAAGTATGCAGATGAGCATAGTCCTGTTTAAACACTGCACTGGAATGTGCGTTTAGAAAAcattagagttgcacggtgtaccgaaggttcgattctttttcgatactacgtcatcacaaacgattcggttcttcgatgctttcgatactgtatatagcccagtcactagcttcaaatgagtcaaattagtaggcgcgatttgattcagttcataagaaaactgattcacaccgcagcagtcggtgtggcaggattcagataaacttagtgttctgaacaaatgaatcgattcacgcgcaagccagcagagcagcagcgagtgtagaatggcgacggctaaaataacagatgtctctcgtccgcgacttgtggacaaaacgggcgcgaggagtgaagtgtgggaaaatagtctgagatgtaggcatctgttttttatttatatttttatttttaaataaaataacgaaattaacgaaaactgaaagtgaaactaaactactttatttattagcgctgttttcactcccgcagttgtacagcggggggtgttgtgccgattctgtccgcgaagcgggagtcggattcagtagcggattcggcacaagcgcggcggcacctcgcggtccgcggtgttcgttataagcgctcgcgctagccgcaaaatacgacagaaaacactgagagctgcagacttatgtgtgggactagaatatgagcacgaggagataaaagagaacctttacctgtgagtagctcacatcagaacacgcaaatctctctctctctcactctcgctgtgtctctttctctgtttctctctctctcgcacgtgaacgcctccgcgtttgacctgcagcactgtgtttagctgttcttaaaatcattttaattaaataatagttctatgcttctatgttacagtgttatttaacataatagcagacaagcaccctgatctctacaaagagctgagaagtcgacaggttagtggagttagtcaagatacactctgtctgtagctttactaagatttactagcgactgcttattaaaaacggtaaacggttgattaataaaacggagcagtgagtgttaaaatgaacataacattgtaatgttcttctgtctctttattttccttattcagaacttaacttctgcccgcccgtcaggttcacatagtcaggctaccattacctctggttttagttttagtttttaggaagtgtttagataattatgttatagttaaggttataataacgaaacttgttttttgttcaaatgtttaattttagaataaaaatgtttgcacctattgttcagtgttcaatccagttcagtcaaaaataaacattttat encodes the following:
- the LOC103046560 gene encoding synapse differentiation-inducing gene protein 1 → METGLKTEEEKDPPAQRKPSSSTDSGDAVSESCKRNGLINTRGVMVETKEGMVSVYSAPQYQGHMVVNLSPQQGGQDRNGTRVTGHHPQLLNPSALPQTVDPFYRPNLILYPEGVLRAWGEGGDCCETTFIEDMAPASGTTSFTKEGIVFADSKFLDLSMDDAKIQTLSYDVDDDDEFQELESEYSSDSESEDNFLMMPPRDHLGLSVFSMLCCFWPLGIAAFYLSHKTNKAVTKGDFYQASSSSRRALFLAVLSITIGTGIYVGVAVALIAYLSKNNHL